CCGCCAAGCTGTTGAAGCAATATGTTCCCAGCAGTATTGTCGCTGTAACGGATAGCAGCCTCAGCGATTTCCTTCAAGCTCATCCCTGTATCCACATGTTTTTCTGTGATTGGAGAATACGTAACAAGATCGTCTTTGCTGTAGTGAATGACTTCATTAAGTTTTTCAATTGTGTTTTTCTTCAGGACAGCAGCTGCGGCGAGAACTTTATAGGTTGATGCGTATGCAAATCGTTCATTGGACCGATAGGAAATCGTCTTGTTTGTACCTGTGTCAATTGCATAAACGCCCAGTTTCGCATCAAATTTCTTCTCAAGTTGAACAAATTTTTCATCCGTTATACAGCTTGTCACTTTTGTGTCTCCTATGGCTTTTGCTTCAGCATGCGTTGATGCATCAAAGGGTTTGAAACCAGTAAGGCTTAAACATAAAAGTCCAATACAGATTCCAAGTTTTAATGGCGCTTTATTTTTCAAATGAATCGACCTCCTCATTCAATTGATGATGTATTCACCTTCTATTAATAACACAAAAATAGGAGTAAAATCGATATATTTCCAATGAAAGTTTAAACTAAACCCATTCATTCATCTCGTTTTTTGATTTTTCATATAGTAAGTGAATAGGGCCATGAGGGAAAGGGAAGAAAAATAGATAAACACCCATTTTAAAGGTGATTATGGTAAATATCATAGTGCAGCTGGCATGAGATTTTATCAGTGTTCCTAATTAAAAGCATGGCGTGAAGCCATCCTAATGGGAGCGTAATCAATGCAAACAAAAAAAGTGTATCTTTATGTATTTCATACCATGTCAGACTGGGAATATGGCTATTTAATTGCTGAACTAAACTCAGGGAGATATTTTAAAAAAGATGTAGCACCTTTAAAAGTAGTTACAGTAGGAGCTCATAAAGAAGTAATAAAGACGATGGGAGGGCTAAGCATAAAACCAGATTTTACCCTTGATGAGTGTACGTTTGAGAGTGAGGATCTTGTGATTTTACCCGGAGGGAATACTTGGGGAGAAGATATTCATCAACCGATTTTGAAAAAAGTTGGCGAAGCTTTAAAGCTTGGCACGATTGTTGCTGCGATTTGCGGTGCAACCGAGGGCCTCGCGCATTATGGATACTTAGATACCAGAAAGCACACAAGCAATGACTTAGCTTATTTGAAAATGGTCTGTCCTCACTATAAAGGAGAACCATTTTATGAGATGGGGCCTGCAGTATCTAATGAGAATTTGGTAACCGCATCAGGAATTGCTCCCCTTGAATTTGCGATGGAA
The Bacillus vallismortis genome window above contains:
- the bla gene encoding class A beta-lactamase; the protein is MHLKNKAPLKLGICIGLLCLSLTGFKPFDASTHAEAKAIGDTKVTSCITDEKFVQLEKKFDAKLGVYAIDTGTNKTISYRSNERFAYASTYKVLAAAAVLKKNTIEKLNEVIHYSKDDLVTYSPITEKHVDTGMSLKEIAEAAIRYSDNTAGNILLQQLGGPKGFEKSLKQIGDHVTKANRFETDLNSAIPGDIRDTSTAKALATDLKAFTVDNNLTPDKRTILTDWMRGNATGDELIRAGAPIGWEVGDKSGAGSYGTRNDIAIVWPPHRAPIVVAILSNRFTEDAHYDNALIAEAAKVVLNNFKS
- a CDS encoding type 1 glutamine amidotransferase family protein → MQTKKVYLYVFHTMSDWEYGYLIAELNSGRYFKKDVAPLKVVTVGAHKEVIKTMGGLSIKPDFTLDECTFESEDLVILPGGNTWGEDIHQPILKKVGEALKLGTIVAAICGATEGLAHYGYLDTRKHTSNDLAYLKMVCPHYKGEPFYEMGPAVSNENLVTASGIAPLEFAMEVLKTLDVCAPETLHSWYELNKTQKPEYFFELMNTIN